A stretch of DNA from Arachis hypogaea cultivar Tifrunner chromosome 19, arahy.Tifrunner.gnm2.J5K5, whole genome shotgun sequence:
catgaattcgaagggcaacatctccatggagatgtgtcgggttggcagttgaaccgacaatgtgatatcacagccagtagggcaggcattcatcatatgcattttctacttgtttgtatgctttgccgacttgatatTGGTTTCCTCTACctgtataacatgtctaattgctaattatattaattgctATCTATgcctctacttgtgttttacttgtattgtatatACCTGTGCTTTTAcggggattgaggaggttcggaaggcggtggcaatGGGGTCACATGGCGGGTCGGTTGGTGacggctgtgggacagcggtgttcgattagagtagaaatcccctaagatataTTATCCTTTTATGGTACTAAGGCTTAAGTTGTATTGAGAAATTAcatattatgcttatttgttttagaataccttaagcttgaatcttgtgatggataaggagtctaggattgcctttggcgtcccggggtcttatatcctacatcactgggaactgttaccatactgagaatcttccggttctcataccatattctgttgtgtttttcagatgcaggtcgcaacccacctcggtgagttgtctggttggtgacagaagcggaggatccggatatcttttgaagtcttttgatttatatatatatatatatatatatatatatatatatatatatatatatgtctctcacttttgtattttactttggcctagaggcttgtattgaggGAATAAAACtcgtataagctgtttttactgtctggtttcaTACATGgtttgtatatggctagccgacttaaactccgcgagtcgtggCTAGAATCTTATGATAATATACTATTATACTATGATGTTTTGTTATTCTATACTTGTTTTCTTATGCTTTAAGtcagtagcttcgttagtacgcTTGCGCTTTTGATATCCATATTTCGAGCTACattcttcatcaggcttctagatatTACTAAATTCCTTCTATATAATGCATGTAAAatcttagaactgtcgtaacctttgaataacctttgctttacgacgcgaggtaaggcttgggctaattagggtgttacatttagtggtatcagagcggttcgtcctcgtgagcctgagggatggacggATTGTGTTTCGTTGCATActctgtgtcttttctttgatgctattaggttatctgtttgatatatgcatagcatgcttgtttgtgagtgcctgtttgggataaattgaagcactagacttttgatattgagactgatcaccttgatatcgattgtttggtgtagacaggaatcCTACATGGCTACTCGCGGATGAGGTCGAGCACGTTCACGTGAGAATAGGAACGAGCAACCGGCGGACAACCATGCCGAATTCATGGTGGCGATGGCGAATTTGGCCTTGGTCgtttatgcacaagggaagaagatcaaaactttgactactatcgaaggattcgagacttcgaggtaaaagaggctctaaagcagatgaaaaatggcaggacagtaggacctgataatatcccgattgaggtttggaagggtcttggagaaaaaggcatcaactggttaaccatgctttttaatgagattttaaggtctaagaagatgcctgatgagtggagaaagagcaccttggtacctatctacaagaataagggggatatacaaagctgcggaaactatagagggattaagcttatgagtcatactatgaagttgtgggaaagggtgatagaacggaggttgagaaaagagacacaagtaacagagaaccaatttggatttatgccaggcagatctaccactgaagcgatatacctattaagaaggatgatggagaggtatcgtagtaataaaagggatctacatatggtgtttattgatttggaaaaagcgtacgaTAGAGTACCAAGGGatgtcttatggaaggttttagaaaagaggagagtaaggatcgcatatatttgGGCAATTAAAgatatgtatgatggggccacaactagtgtgaagactcaaggtggtgtgacagagaaatttcctattggtataggattacaccagggatcatccttaagtccataccttttcacattagtcttggaagtactcacagagcacatccaagagcctgtgccatggtgcatgctttttgccgatgatatcgtccttatgggagagtcaagggaagacctaaataagaagttggagttatggagagaagctttagaagtgtatggtctgcgcataagccgtagcaagacggaatatatggaatgtaagttcagtctgagaagggaaaaccccaatatagaggtgaagattggagaaaacactctacgaaaagttaaaagttttaagtatcttgggtgcatcatacaggacaatggagagattgaacaagatgtaaatcataggatccaagcaggttggtcaaaatggcggagtgcatctggttttatatgcgacaaaaaagtgcctttaaaacttaaaggtaaattctatcgcaccgctataagaccggctatgctgtatggtacggagtgttgggcggctaaaggggagcacgaacataagctgagtgtggcagagatgaaaatgttgagatggatgagtggtcatacgcgattggataaaataaggaatgaagatataagggagaaagTTGGAGTTGCAccaattgtggaaaagatggttgaatcgcgtctcaggtggtttggacatgtgagaagaagaccgatagaacatccagttaggagggtggatgagatagaagatgaacaaagggcgaaaggcagaggaagacctaagaagaccatccatgaggtggtcaaacgagacctacatgtaaacggtctctctgtagacatgatacatgacagagcacaatggcgtcatttgattcatgtagacgaccccacttagtgggacaaggctttgttgttgtttgtttgtttgtttgtttgttatagaggcgaatgctgctgcgactctgcaaACTGTGCAGAGGCTAGGTCAACCGACCGGGAACGGCAATGGAAACGGGAACCGCAACGGAAATATGAACGGCGAATAGAATGCCCATGCTAACGCTGAAGGGAACAGAGATAACATGGGAGGCATTCCGATGACTTTGGCAACTTTCCTCAAGGTTCATCTGCCAACATTCTGAGGATCAACTAATCCTATTGAAGCGGACCATTGGTTCCAGGCTATGGAGCGTGCCTTACAGGCACAGCATGTTCCATACAATCAGTATGTGGAGTTTGCCGCTTATCAGCTTGCAGGAGAGGCCCAACCCTGGTGGCAAGCCGAGTGTCGCTTGCTACAGTTGCAGAACGCTGAGGTTCCGTGGGATGTGTTCCGAACGGCCTTttacaagaagtactttcctgagtctgcaagggaagcgaaggagatggagcttatgcagctgaagcaaggttccatGTCTGTGGCTGAGTACATCAACAAGTTCAAAGAGCTTTGTAGGTTTTCTCAGGTGTGTCAGGGTGACCCGGAGACTTTCGAGGGCTAGAGGTGTATTAAGTACCAGAGGGGTTTGAAGGATAGCATTATGACTgctgtggctcctatggagatcCGTGTCTTCTCTGACTTGGTAAACAAGGCAAGGGTGGTGGAAGAATATGCTAAGATAGTGGCGGGGTCCAAGGACACTCATGGAGGAGGCAGTAGCAAAAGGCGTGGCAAGTATTACCATCCGAGGGGTCAAAGCTTCAAGAGAGGAGGATATGCACATCAAGGTCCAGGAGGCTTCAGAAAAGAATGCTCATGATCAGTTTCAGCGTGGCAAGGGTAGAGGAAGTCAGAGTTGTTGCTTCAATTGTGGCTTGCCTGGTCATTTTGCGAGGGATTGCACTCGTGGGAAGAACCCGAATGCGGGTCAGAGTCAGCACCAGGGGCGAGTCTTTGCTGTGAATGCCAAGGATGCTTCCAAGGCGGATCCATTGATGAGAGGTAATTGTTTATTTGGTGATAAGTCTTTAATTGCATTATATGATACTGGAGCATCGCATTCGTGTATCTCGTTTGCTAAAGTTTAAGAATTAGGCTTGAAAGTGTCAGAGTTACCTTTTGATCTGCATGTACATACCCCACATCAGACAGTTATGACTAGGTCAGGTTGTAAACAAGTAGGCTTCAAGCTTGAGGGTAGAGATTTTGTACATGATTTGATCTGTTTACGTATGGTTGggttggagatgattttggggtTCGATTGGCTGTCGAAGAACCGggttttgttggattgctttgaacAGACAATTCGGTGTATGCCGGAAGGAGAGAGTGGGGCAGTTATAACCGTAGGATATTATCTGAACTCGGTAATGGTGCACTgtaatggggaagagtgttagggTTACATCTTGTTAACTGCTAATGCTTCAGGGGATACCCAAGGCTTATATCAGGTCCCGGTAGTTAGGGATTTTCCGGAGGTATTTCCGGAAGATATTCCTGAGTTCCCTCCTCAAAGAGAGATCGAGTTTGCGATTGAATTGGTGCCGGGAGTCAGACCAGTGTCGATTGCATAGGATGGCTCCGAAAGAGCTGGTCGAGTTAAAGGTTCAGTTGGAAGAACTTCTGAAtaagaggttcattcgaccgagtgtGTCACCGTGGGGAGCACCAGTTTTAttagtgaagaagaaggatggaggaatgCGGTTGTGTGTGGATTACCGTCAGTTGAATAAAGTGACtgtaaagaataagtacccgctgccaaggatagatgacttaATGGATCAACTGCAAGGAGCTGAAGTgttttccaagattgatttgaGATCCGGTTACTATCAGATAAGGGTAAAGGAGGacgatatccctaagaccgcgtTTAGGATGTgctatggacactacgagtttgcagtaatgtcctttgggttaacgaatgcaccTGCTGTCTTCATGGACTATAAGAACAGAGTCTTTTGTCCCTTTTTGGACAAGttcgtggtggttttcatagacGACATCTTAGTTTACTCCAAGACGGCGAAGGAACATGAGGAGCATttgaggattgtgttgcaaatcCTAAAGGAGCGGAGGTTGTATGCTAAGTTGTCGAAGTGCGAGTTCTGGAAGGAGGAAGTAAAGTTCCTAGGCTACGTGGTGAGTAGAGGAGGAATAGCAGTGGATCCTTCTAAGGTAGAAGCGGTGATGGAATGAGAAAGGCCGACGACGATGACGGAAGTTAGGAGTTTATTGGGGTTAGCCGGATATTACCGGAGATTTATCGAAGGATTTTCCCGGATTGCACTACCAATGACCAAGTTGACAAGAAAAGAAGTGCCTTTTGTTTGGACGTCGGAGTGTGAAGAGCGTTTTCAAACTTTGAAGCAGAAGTTGACTTCAGCACCTATTTTGATCTTGCTAGAACCGCATGAACCgtttgaagtatactgtgacgcTTCCTTGAAAGGTTTGGGTTGCATGTTGATGCAACACTGGAACGTGGTGGTTTACGTATCGCGCCAGTTGAGACTGCATGAGGTGAATTATCCAACTCATGATCTGAAATTAGCCGCGATTGTATTTGCATTGAAGATCTGGAGGCACCACTTGTATGGAGTAAGATTTagcgtcttttctgatcataagagtctcaaatacatctttgatcagaaggagctaaatatgcgtcagaggaggtggatggaatttctTAAGGATTATGACTTTGATCTgagttatcaccctggaaagACGAATGTAGTGGCAGATGCATTAAGTCGAAAATCCTTAACAATAGCTTGGATGAGGATCAAGGAAGAGGAGTTAGTGGATCTTAAGCTGGATATTGGAGAGGTGGCTGGGAGAGCTTGTTTGAACCAGTTACAGATTTCGAGTACGTTTAAGACAGAGATCCAAAGGGCTCAACAGGATGAGCAAAAGCTTCAGCAATTGTTCCAACCAGTTGGTGAGAAGAGACTTGGGGAATTCACCAAAGATGATGAGGGGTTGTGGAGGTATAAATGGAGGATTTGTATACCAGATATTGGGAGTTTAAGACAGGACTTATTGTCAGAAGCTCACAACAGTAAATTTTCTATTCATTCCGGAAGCACGAAGATGTATTatgacttaaagaagatgttctggtggccggggatGGAAGGTGATATAGCTACAGTGGTATCCAAGTGTTTGACTTGCCAGAAAGTAAAGATAGAGCACCAGAAACTGTCAGGAATGCTACAACCTCTTGaaattcctcagtggaagtgggaaggaactactatggattttgtgaccggtttaccgaagactaggtcgggatttgatgcgatttgggtgatcgtggatcgtTTAACCAAATCCGCTCATTTCCTGCCTATTTGAGTGAACTGTCCTATGGAAGAGTTAGTAAGGTTATATATAaaggagatagtaaggttgcatggAGTGCCGTCAAGCATAGTGTCGgaccgtgatccccgattcatttcaaggttttggggagctttccaaagagcCTTCGGTATGAAGCTATGTCTTAGTATgacatatcatccacaaaccgatggacagtcggaaaggactattcagacgttggaagatatgctgagagcatgtgttttggatcaacctgGAAGTTGGGACCGATACATGCCATTGGTAGAGTTTGCGTACAACAAcagctttcatgcgagcattgggatggctccgtatgaggctttgtattgACGGAAGTGCTAGtctccactttgttggtatgaagcGGGCGAAGCAAGTGTATTAGGTCCAGAGGTGGTAGCAGAGACTACAGAGAAGGCTAAGAAGATACGAGAAAGGATTTTGATAGCTCAGAGTCGACAGAAAAGTTATATGGATCAGAGGAGGAAACTGTTAGAGTTTGAAGTGGGGGAACATGTATTCCTGAGAGTTACCCCAACAACTAGGATTGGAAGAGCAATCAAGACCAAGAAGTTGAATCCGAGGTATATAGGACCGTTTGAGATCCTAAAGCGAttcgggccggtggcgtatcaagtGGCTTTGCCACCTCACCTATCTAACCTACATGACGTGTTCCACGTGTCACAACTTCGTAAGTACACGTTGGATGCGGctcatgtgttggaacctgagaCGGTCGAGTTGAGGGAAAATTTGACTTTCCAAGTGACACCGGTTAGAATTGACGACACCAGTGTAAAGAAGCTACGAGGAAAAGAAGTTCAGTTGGTTAAAGTTGCTTGGAAGCGAGCAGGAGTTGAAGAGCATACTTGGGAATTGGAATCCGAGATGCGGAAGGATTATCCCGAGCTTTTCTCAGGTAATTCAAATTTCGcgggcaaaatttcttatttggtggggagaatgtaagaaccgcaatTAATCGAAACGATTAATTAAGTGGTTATATTGTCCAAATTTGATTtcgaaaagttagagtgagaatttgaggttttaaacatcattttaggactcagtaggtctttctgagtcagaaaatgtgttttctgcaaaaaactgtgaaaaatagCGAACCAGCAGTTGAACCGGTTAAATTGAttcaagtctgcccggtgctGCGCAAGAAAATGTAGAAACAGTCATAAACCTTAGAAAAACAATAGAAATGGAAAAccaggcgttaattttaaaggtttggcccgaagttgggtcaaacgggctaaaaacgctaacggattgaaccgggcccaagttgggcccaactccaacatatataaaggttcatttaatgaaccctaacctcataaacacacacacacttcagaaattgaaagaggaagagaagaagaggtggaacCCTAATCACCTCAATCTTCTCAAGCTCATATGTTGAGTTCTAGAGCTCCGATTTGCATGCCGTCAGTGGCTACGTGTTTCTTGCGAAGAGATCTACAAAACCCACCCAAAAAACTCTAGAGGTAAGCTCGAAATCTCCCCAGTtcttccctccaaaatttcgggtACCTAGGGTTATTGATggagtgagtttttgtgattcttggtgtttaggttcactctaatccttgcttggCTTTGAGTTTTGCCACACAAATCTGTTGGGAGAGATAAGAGGCTTTGAACTCTTGTAAACTTTTGGTTTATGTTGAGTCCTAGGTTGattttgtggtgatttatatgtgtatagcttgattattatgagtttggagcttgttggtgcttgttggagctaTATTGGTGGTTGGATTTTGGTTGAAAGCTCATTTAGTTCATgttaggaatcggccaaggtatggtttcgatttcctctatgtagtatataatattcatggacacttagctAGTGACccataagataggattgaatttgaatggttgatgagttgttggatgttgttgtatgatgatgtttgatgaaatgatgaATTTTAAGTTGATAATAATGATTGATAATAACATGAATGCTTTATAAGGTTGAGTAGTAGGTTATGTTGATAAATGTGATTTTGGAGTTGAATGATTGATAATGTAATTGAAATTTGTTGATGAAGCTTGATATATGAGATATATTGatatgaatgttgtgaatgagGAAAAGTGAAGAAAATGTGGTAATTTTGGTGTGGTATGACATAGAGGGTTGAGTTTGATGAAAGgtggagtttgggaatgggttggTTTGGTATTGGTTGTGTTTTCAATGCAATTGTGAAAATGGTAATTTTGTGTAAAAGATGAATTTTGGTGAACTTATTTGATCATAACTCTTGCctcgatttttaaaatttgttgaaatttgtttagaattaaagatctttgaaaatccATTAAATCgttataaagtttgtaaaatttggatttttgtagaggaagttatgatcattcaaatattggtgttgaaaacaggaaattttgcaaagttacagaattctgagttttctggtatgtgcgcacgcacactctgcAAAAATTatgacctgtgcgcacgcacagacctgtgtgtCCGCACACGCAGAGGCAGGCGCTCTGCTTGCAGCActggcacagcttgtgcgcgcgcacGCTGAAAGGAaaattgcaacctgtgcgtacgcacagacctatgcgcacgcacacgttggggaggcccgtctgttgggggcgctggcacaggttgtgcgagtgaacagatccTTTTATGTTTTGATACCTGTGCATACGcaaacttttaaaaatttctcgggcgtgcgcacgcacacccctgtgcggacacacacgtcctgtttctcaaattttgttttgttttcaactaATTTACCTTCCTGACGAGGTTGTAAGCCTCTATAACACCTTTCTAAGACTCTTGGGCATATTTTTTGGTGTTCAAACATGGGAAATGATTTAAGGGTTTTAGACACTATTATTTGAAAAAAGTTAGCAAACGGAGAACTAGGGTTCTGCTGTACTGGGGAAGGTTTGATGATGTGTGATAAATGGTTGATGGATGAAATGCGAAACCAAGGAACTGAAATGTGCATGAACAGTGGTTGAAAGGATTCGAGGACTCTGAATGAAGTAATGGATCCATCTTGtgctaaaaatattttgaaaatcactGTACCACTTtttcattgagattatgagacactatgcgcccggcaggggccgaggttggatcccgcctgtcgaggtagcgacgGCGGCGTAAgagcggtggttcgtcccgcttgcacttagatgtgaggtcggagGCAATAGATCTCGcttgcatcccttcggatcatcagAGCGTGTAGGCGCAAaatcctggacagtgatccgagcactatatctcggggttcTCACACCATGAATCCGAAGgacaacatctccatggagatgtgtcgggttggcagttgaaccgacaatgtgatatcacagccagtagggcaggcattcatcatatgcattttctacttGTTTGTATGCTTTGCAGACTTGATATTGGTTTTCCCTACctgtataacatgtctaattgctaattgtattaattgctatatatgcctctacttgtgttttacttgtattgtatatACCTGTGCTTTTACGGGGATTacggaggttcggaaggcggtggcgatggggtCGCATGGCGGGTCAGTTGGTGAcagctgtgggacagcggtgttcgATTAGAGTaaaaatcccctaagatagattatCCTTTTATTGTACTAAGGCTTAAGTTGTATTGAGAAATTAcatattatgcttatttgttttagaataccttaagcttgaatcttgtgatggataaggagtctaggattgcctttggcgtcccgaggtcttatatcctacatcactaggaactgttaccatactgagaaccttccggttctcataccatattctgttgtgtttttcagatgcagatcgcaacccacctcggtgagttgtctggttggtgacagaagcggaggatccggatatcttttgaagtcttttgatttatatatatatatatatatatatatatatatatatatatatatatatatatatatatatatatatatatatatatatatatatatatatgtatatatgtctctcacttttgtattttactttggcctagaggcttgtattgaggGAACAAAACTCGTATAAGTTGTTTTTACTATCTGGTTTCATACATGGTTTGTATATGGCTAGCTGGCTTAAACTCCGGGAGTCGTGGCTAGCGTCTTATGATAATATACTATTATACTATGATGTTTCGTTATTCTATACTTGTTTTCTTATGCTTTAAGtcagtagcttcgttagtacgcTTGCACTTTTGATATCCATATTTCGAGCTACattcttcatcaggcttctagatatTACTAAATTCCTTCTATATAATGCATGTAAAA
This window harbors:
- the LOC140182396 gene encoding uncharacterized protein, encoding MTEVRSLLGLAGYYRRFIEGFSRIALPMTKLTRKEVPFVWTSECEERFQTLKQKLTSAPILILLEPHEPFEVYCDASLKGLGCMLMQHWNVVVYVSRQLRLHEVNYPTHDLKLAAIVFALKIWRHHLYGTNVVADALSRKSLTIAWMRIKEEELVDLKLDIGEVAGRACLNQLQISSTFKTEIQRAQQDEQKLQQLFQPVGEKRLGEFTKDDEGLWRYKWRICIPDIGSLRQDLLSEAHNSKFSIHSGSTKMYYDLKKMFWWPGMEAGEASVLGPEVVAETTEKAKKIRERILIAQSRQKSYMDQRRKLLEFEVGEHVFLRVTPTTRIGRAIKTKKLNPRYIGPFEILKRFGPVAYQVALPPHLSNLHDVFHVSQLRKYTLDAAHVLEPETVELRENLTFQVTPVRIDDTSVKKLRGKEVQLVKVAWKRAGVEEHTWELESEMRKDYPELFSGNSNFAGKISYLVGRM
- the LOC112779017 gene encoding uncharacterized protein; amino-acid sequence: MEEAVAKGVASITIRGVKASREEDMHIKVQEASEKNAHDQFQRGKGRGSQSCCFNCGLPGHFARDCTRGKNPNAGQSQHQGRVFAVNAKDASKADPLMRGLKVSELPFDLHVHTPHQTVMTRSGCKQVGFKLEGRDFVHDLICLRMVGLEMILGFDWLSKNRVLLDCFEQTIRCMPEGESGAVITVGYYLNSVPVVRDFPEVFPEDIPEFPPQREIEFAIELVPGVRPVSIA